The proteins below come from a single Balaenoptera acutorostrata chromosome 2, mBalAcu1.1, whole genome shotgun sequence genomic window:
- the LOC130707222 gene encoding LOW QUALITY PROTEIN: thimet oligopeptidase-like (The sequence of the model RefSeq protein was modified relative to this genomic sequence to represent the inferred CDS: inserted 1 base in 1 codon; deleted 1 base in 1 codon; substituted 1 base at 1 genomic stop codon), producing MAKRDLLWLTEKALHLGDVWEVQDSSYDNHLKGDDPKKEAVTISTSLFPIRQPGALLSWPGLPGEKVNPSSLEQTLRALVIGLMADGAGAAAGHTGHVGPVVTGGSQENPTAEPERWPQRRRRTPGAGPHQPAPGHLQQQASRRPGAGCSGAVGMSCCLHGSRDNTKVSRNPGQEEEGGGLAVPASGLRALAARRDLTQGPWGGRGPRSPALAVSGFQENCAILGELVRLQAQKFRLLGFSTRADSVLEMNMAKTSQLVNTFLDELAQKLKPLGEQERXVILELKKAECQRRGLHFDGPINVXDLRYYMNQGEDTRYHEDQYLLNESFPMQVVTRGRLGISQELLGLTFDLEKGANMCHEDVRLYTVQDAASGKVSIGKFYLDLYPREGRSGHMACFGLQPGCLQQDGSRQMTIVAMVANFTKPMPNPPSLLQHDELETYFHEFWQAMHQLRSQEGAGAVLQAGGGEGPGSPVVLRQSWWGTGNAVPQGLWDKLINSRQANPGLFNLCQIVLPDVDQALHTQTPADPVQENAHLCQEIFGGPATQRTHLPATFGRLAGSYDAQSYGYLCSKVYSMDTFHTRFKQEGILSGKVAMDYRSCILRPGGSEDAKGMVTLFLGCDPTQDAFLLSKGLQVEGCKPPAC from the exons ATGGCCA AAAGGGACCTGCTCTGGCTGACGGAGAAGGCTCTCCATCTCGGAGATGTGTGGGAGGTGCAGGACTCCTCCTACGATAATCATCTCAAGGGCGACGACCCCAAGAAGGAGGCGGTCACGATTTCgacttctcttttccccattcgACAG CCCGGGGCGCTGCTGTCTTGGCCCGGCCTCCCGGGTGAGAAGGTGAACCCCAGCTCCCTGGAGCAGACACTCAGAGCCCTGGTGATCGGACTCATGGCTGACGGGGCTGGAGCGGCGGCTGGACAT ACAGGCCACGTTGGTCCTGTGGTGACTGGGGGCTCCCAGGAGAACCCCACCGCAGAGCCGGAGAGGTGGCCCCAGAGAAGGAGGCGTACGCCTGGGGCCGGGCCTCACCAGCCAGCCCCGGGCCACCTGCAGCAACAGGCCTCTCGCCGTCCAGGGGCTGGGTGTTCGGGCGCCGTGGGCATGAGCTGCTGTCTGCACGGCAGCCGA GACAACACCAAAGTGTCTAGAAATCcgggccaggaggaggagggagggggattgGCTGTGCCCGCCAGTGGCCTGAGAGCCCTGGCCGCCCGCAGAGACCTGACCCAGGGCCCGTGGGGAGGGCGTGGCCCACGGTCCCCAGCGCTGGCCGTCTCTGGGTTCCAGGAGAACTGCGCGATCCTCGGGGAGCTGGTGAGGCTGCAGGCTCAGAAGTTCCGCCTGCTGGGGTTCAGCACGCGTGCCGACTCCGTGCTGGAGATGAACATGGCCAAGACCAGCCAGCTGGTGAACACTTTCCTAG ATGAGCTGGCCCAGAAGCTGAAGCCCCTCGGGGAGCAGGAGC CCGTGATCCTGGAGCTAAAGAAGGCCGAGTGCCAGAGGCGGGGCCTGCACTTTGACGGGCCCATCAACGTCTAGGACCTGCGCTACTACATGAACCAGGGGGAGGACACGCGCTACCACGAGGACCAGTACCTGCTCAATGAGTCCTTCCCCATGCAGGTGGTCACGCGCGGGAGGCTGGGCATCTCCCAGGAGCTGCTGGGGCTGACCTTCGACCTGGAGAAGGGCGCCAACATGTGTCACGAAGATGTGAGGCTCTACACGGTCCAGGACGCGGCCTCGGGCAAGGTC TCCATCGGCAAGTTCTACCTGGACCTCTACCCTCG GGAAGGGAGGTCCGGGCACATGGCCTGCTTTGGCCTGCAGCCGGGCTGCCTGCAGCAGGATGGGAGCCGCCAGATGACCATCGTGGCCATGGTGGCCAACTTCACCAAGCCTATGCCCAACCCGCCCTCCCTGTTGCAGCATGATGAGCTAGAGACCTACTTCCATGAGTTCTGGCAAGCGATGCACCAGCTCCGCTCCCAGGAGGGTGCGGGCGCGGTGCTgcaggcagggggcggggagggcccgGGCTCTCCCGTGGTCCTCCGGCAG TCTTGGTGGGGCACGGGCAACGCCGTCCCCCAGGGGCTGTGGGACAAGCTCATCAACTCCCGGCAGGCCAACCCAG GCCTCTTCAACCTGTGCCAGATCGTCCTGCCAGATGTGGACCAGGCCCTGCACACGCAGACGCCCGCGGACCCGGTGCAGGAGAATGCCCACCTCTGCCAGGAGATCTTCGGGGGCCCAGCCACGCAAC GGACCCACCTGCCTGCAACCTTCGGCCGCCTGGCAGGAAGCTACGACGCCCAGTCCTATGGCTACCTGTGCAGCAAGGTGTACTCCATGGACACGTTCCACACACGCTTCAAGCAGGAGGGCATCCTGAGTGGCAAG GTTGCCATGGACTACAGAAGCTGCATTCTGAGGCCAGGGGGCTCCGAGGATGCCAAGGGCATGGTGACGCTCTTCCTGGGTTGCGACCCCACGCAGGATGCCTTCCTCCTGAGCAAAGGGCTGCAGGTTGAGGGCTGCAAGCCGCCGGCCTGCTGA